The sequence ACAAGATTAAGGGCATGAAAGCGAGTATCCCACCTTTAGAAGTGAGTGCGTTTTCTAATAAAGACAAATACATAGATTATTCCATAGCCCCGAAAGTGGATTTACAGGTAACGGATTTATCCCAAAACCCTCGCTATGCAAAAATTATGGCTAAAGATTTGCAAGTCTTGCAATACAAAACCAAAGACTACGACGATAAAAACAATATTTTGGTGATGGAATTGGCGTTCAAAGAGGCTAATTGGGAAGATTTTAACATTAAAGAAGCGATCAAGCAGGGATTTGATAACGCCTCTTTGAATCAAATCAAGGCTAAAGAAGGCAGCGTTTTTTATTATTGTGTGCTACCTAAAACCCTTCAAAGCCTTTCTTTTGATTATTTTTCGCTTTCTAACAGGCAGTTTAAGACTTTGTCTTTTTCTGTCATTCCCACTCAAAACACTACCGGTATTCAAAGCGATCTCGTCCCTAAAAACAATTTTTTAGTCTTTTCTAATGTGGTGTTGCTCGCTTTATGCGTGTTTTTCTTGGTATTGTTTTTTATTTTTGGACGCAAACTCATTTTTTTAGGGCTTGGGATTTTGTGCTTAGGGTTTGTTTTGTACCACCTTTTATTCACGCAAAAATCAGCCGTTTTGCTCGCTCATAAAAAAATCCGCATTTTGCCCACGCAAAATTCCACCATTTTAGGGCTTTCTAAAAATGAAATGCCCATTAAAATCTTAGGCTCGCATGATGATTATTATAAAGTTCTAACACCGCATGAACAAATAGGATGGGTCAAAAAAAATGAAATCAAATAAAAAGTCAAATCGTTTGAGAGCGATTTATAGGGCTTTAGTGATCGCTATAGGACTAGCTGTTATCATTGTTTTCAATTATTTTAATCGTAAGAATAACAACGCGCGCTCCAGCCGTAAAACTTGTGCATGCTTTTTCTCTCTCGCAGGGGTTCATTTAGAAAAAGTAGGCGCCTTTGATACGGACGCTAAACTCATTGTTTTAAACCACCAAAGCTTATTGGATATTATTTATTTAGAAGCCTACCACCCCAATAATATTTGCTGGATCGCTAAAAAAGAGCTTGGCGAAATCCCTTTTTATGGGCATGCCTTAACGGATACGGAAATGATTTTGATTGACAGAGAGGATAAAAAGGGGATCGCGAGCCTTTTAAAAGCGTGCAAGGAAAAACTAGAGCAAAACCGCCCGTTAGTGATTTTCCCTGAGGGCACTAGGGGAAAAGGAGGAGAAAAATTCCTCCCTTTCAAGCAAGGGGCTAAAATCATCGCTGAGAAATTCCAGCTCAAAATCCAGCCGATAGTCTTAATCAATTCCATTAAAATCTTTAATTCCAAGCCCCTAGAAGCCTATAAGGCTCGCACCCGTTTAGTCATGCTAAAAGGCTATACGCCTGATTTTAATTCGCCCACTTGGTATGAAGAATTAGAAGAACGCATGCAAAAAGAGTATTTAAAACACTACCATGAATTAAATGAAGCTTTTTGATTACGCTCCCTTAAGCCTAGCTTGGCGGGAGTTTTTACAAAGCGAATTTAAAAAACCTTATTTTTTAGAAATAGAAAAACGCTACTTAGAAGCCCTAAAAAGCCCTAAAACCATTTTCCCTAAAAGCTCGCATTTGTTTTACGCACTCAATCTAACGCCCCCTTGTGCGGTGAAAATCATTCTTTTAGGGCAAGACCCCTACCATTCCATTTACCTAGAAAATAGCCAAGAATTGCCTGTGGCGATGGGGTTAAGCTTTGGCGTGAATCCAAACGCCCCCATCCCTCCAAGTTTAAGGAATATTTTTAAAGAATTGCATGCGAATTTAGGCGTGCCTATACCTTGTTGTGGGGATTTGAGTGCATGGGCTAAAAGGGGTATGCTGTTATTGAATGCCATTTTAAGCGTGGAAAAAAAGCAAGCCGCTTCGCACCAATATATTGGCTGGGAAAATTTTAGCGACAGGATATTAGCGCGTCTTTTTGAAACAACCTCCCCTTTAATCGTGGTGTTATTAGGGAAAGTTGCCCAAAAGAAGATCGCTTTAATTCCCAAAAATAAACACATCATCATCACAGCCCCCCACCCAAGCCCACTGGCTAGAGGGTTTTTAGGGAGTGGGGTTTTTACAAGCATTCAAAAAGCTTATAGAGAGATTTATCGCAAGGATTTTGATTTTAGTTTGTGATTAATGTTTGAGACAGAACCCCTTAAGAATGGCTTCATTTAAGAGCATTTGTGATAAAATGTCAATTTTTAAATAAAGGGAAAACATGCCAATTAAAATCGCTATCAATGGGACAGGGCGTATCGGTTTGTGCACTATAAGAGTTGCCAGTCAAAGAAAAGATATAGAAATCGTTGCGATCAATTCTACCGCTGAGATAGAAACGCTATTGCATTTAATCCGCCATGACAGCGTGCATGGGCATTTTGAAGCCAAGCTGAATGCTGATGGGACTTTAAGTGTTGGGCATAGTAAAAAGATTGTAGTGTTGAGCGAGCGAGATATTAATAAGCTTGATTTTTCTGTTGTGCAGGCGGAAATTGTCATAGAATGCACCGGTAAATTCAATTCATTAGAAGCTTCAAGCGCTCATCTTAAAAACAGCGTGAAAAAAGTCATTATCTCTGCTCCTGCCCAAAATACGCCTACCTTTGTCTATGGGGTGAATCACACAAGTTACCATAATGAAAGCGTGATTTCTAACGCCTCTTGCACGACTAACGCTACCGCCCCTTTATTAAAAATATTAGATGAAGCCTTTGAAGTAGAAAACGCGCTCTTAACGACCATTCATAGCTACACTAACGATCAAAATCTCTTAGACACCAAACACAAGGATATTCGGCGCGCTAGAGCGGCTGGCTTAAATCTTATCCCTACAAGCACTGGTGTGAGTAAGGCTATTTCGCTAGTCTTACCGCATCTAGGCTCTAAGATTACAGGCCTTGCGATTAGAGTGCCTACCCCTAATGTGAGCTTAGTGGATTTGTCTTTGAGCTTTAAAAAAGCCGTGAGTAAAGCAAGCCTTCAGCATGCACTTAAAGAATCTTGTAAGCATGCCTTTAAAGGGATTGTGAGCGTTGATGAAGAAAGGCTTGTTTCAAGCGATTTTATTTCTTCGCCTTTTAGTGCAGTTATTATTGATGATCAGATCATGACAATAGGCGAAAAAAATGCTAAAGTATTGGCATGGTATGATAATGAAATAGGTTATAGCGAGCGCTTGATAGACATGGTGCAATATATAACGCAAAATTAAAGAAAAGGATTTTTATGTTAGCTAAAATGTCGTTTATGCAAAATGTTAAAAACATTCAAGAAGTGGATGTCAATCATAAAAAAGTGCTTATTAGAGTGGATTTTAATGTGCCTTTAGATGAAAATTTGAATATTACTGATGATACGCGCATTAGAGAGAGCTTGCCTACCATTCAATATTGTATTGACAACAAGGCTAAAGATATTATTTTAGTGAGCCATTTGGGTCGCCCTAAAGGGGTTGAAGAAAAATTGAGCTTAAAGCCCTTTTTAAAGCGCCTTGAAAGATTGCTTAATCATGAGGTGATTTTTTCTCAGAATATCGTGCAATTGAAACAAGCTTTAAACGAAAACGCACCCACAAGGATCTTTCTTTTAGAAAATATCCGCTTTTTAAAAGGCGAAGAAGAAAATGATGAAAACTTGGCTAAAGATTTAGCAAGTTTGTGCGATGTGTTTGTGAATGACGCTTTTGGCACTAGCCACAGAAAGCATGCGAGTACTTATGGCACCGCTAAATTCGCTCCCATTAAAGTGAGCGGGTTTTTACTCAAAAAAGAAATTGATTCGTTTTATCAAGCGTTTAACCACCCCTTACGCCCCTTATTGTTGATTGTAGGGGGGGCTAAGGTTAGCTCCAAACTCACCTTATTAAAAAACATTTTAGATCTCATTGACAAGCTCATTATTGCCGGAGCAATGAGTAACACTTTCTTAAAAGCCTTAGGCTATGATGTGCAAGATTCTTTGGTGGAAGACTCCTTACTAAATGACGCCTTGGAGCTGTTAAAAAGCGCGAAAGAAAAAAAAGTCAAAGTCTATTTACCCATAGACGCTGTCACTACCGATGACATTCTTAACCCCAAGCACATTAAAATCTCGCCCGTCCAAGACATTGAGCCCAAGCACAAAATCGCTGACATAGGGCCTGCGAGCGTGAAATTGTTCTCTGAAGTCATAGAGAGTGCACCCACGATCATATGGAATGGCCCTTTAGGCGTGCATGAAAAACAAGAATTCGCTAGAGGCACGACCTTTTTAGCCCACAAAATCGCTGACACTTACGCCTTTTCGCTCGTGGGTGGGGGCGATACCATTGATGCGATCAACCGCGTAGGCGAAAAGGATAACATGAGCTTTATTTCCACCGGTGGAGGGGCGAGTTTGGAATTATTGGAGGGCAAAATTTTACCTTGTTTTGAGGTTTTGGATAAACGCCATTGACTTTAAGGATCACTTATGGTGAATGTGTTTTTCAAGCAGCAAAAATTTGTCATTAAGAAACGCTTTAACGATTTTAATGGTTTTGATATAGAAGAAAATGAGGTTTTGTGGTTTGAGTTAATCAACCCCACGCCCAATGAATTGGCGATTTTAAGCCAAGAATACGCTATCCATTACAACACAGATCATTCTAACCGCGTTGCTTCAGTCACCAAATACTGGGAAGACAGCTCTAGCGTGACGATTAACGCCTTTTTCACCAACCAAGATGACCATGAAAGCTTTCATACGGAAATGGCGACCTTTATTTTGTCCAATAACATTCTTTTTACGATTTATTATGGAGCGTTAGAGATCTTTGATGCGATCCAAAAAAAGGTGTTAGCGAGCCCTAAAAAATTTGAAGATGGGTTTGATATTTTAACGAAAGTTTTTGAAGTGTATTTTGAAAAAGGCGTGGAATGTTTGGAGTGGATCAACAAGCAAACAGGTTTATTGCGTAAAAACATCATTTTTAAAGAAAATTCCACGCATGATGATATTTTAATACGCTTGTCCAATTTGCAAGAATTTAATATGGCCTTAAGGGATTCTTTTTTTGACAAACGGCGCATTATCACCGCTTTATTAAGAAGCAATAAAGTGGATAGCGATACCAAAAATAATCTAAATATCATTTTAACCGATTTTAGCTCGTTAGTGGAGTCTGCCACCGTCAATCTCAACTCGCTTGATAATATCCAAAACCTTTTCGCTTCGCAAGTGAATGTGGAGCAAAATGAGATTATTAAGCTTTTCACCGTGGTGACTATGGCGATGATGCCCCCTACTTTGATTGGCACGATTTATGGCATGAATTTTAAATTCATGCCAGAATTGGAGTGGCAATATGGGTATCTTTTCGCGCTGATTATCATGGCGATTTCTACGATTTTACCGGTGATTTATTTCAAAAAGAAGGGTTGGTTATAGCCTTTCATGGATTTTATAACTTCGCTTTTTAACGCCCTTTCCACCATAGATGGCGTTATTTCATTAAGCACGCTCACGCTTTTAGAGATCATTCTAGGGATTGATAACATTATTTTTATCATGGTGGTGGTCTATAAACTCCCCAAACACCAGCAAAATAAAGCTAGGATTTTAGGCTTAAGTCTAGCGATGCTTACGCGCATAGGGCTTTTAGGGAGCTTGTTTTTCATCAGCCATTTGCAAAAACCTTTATTTGTCATAGCGGACATGAATTTTTCAGGGCGCGATGTGGTGCTGCTTATAGGGGGGGCGTTTTTGGCTTTTAAGGCGTTAATGGAGTTGAAAGAGCAGATTAGCCCCAAAGAAGAAAACGCCCCAAAAAAAGCGTTTGGCTTTTTCATCACCATTATAGAAATCATGTTCTTAGACATTGTCTTTTCTTTAGACTCCGTGATCACAGCTATTGGCCTTGCTAAACATTTAGAAATCATGGTTGTTGCGATCATTTTAGCCGTGATAGCGATGCTCTTTTTTTCCAAAATCATTGGGAATTTTATTGAAGAGCATTACCGCATCAAAACTTTAGCGTTTGTGTTTTTGCTCTTTGTGGGCGTGAGCTTATTGCTAGAAGGCTTGCATTTGCATGTCGATAAAAATTATTTGTATGCGGGCATTGGTTTTGCTCTCATCATAGAATGCCTGAATATTTTCATAGAAAAGAAAATCAAAAAATAAAAGCCGTTTCTAAAAAACAAACTTAAGAAGCCCTTTATAAAAGGCTTTGTTCTTTTCAAATGTGGGTAGTTAAAATAGGTTTTTGATTGCTTTATTTTTTCATTTTTAGATATGAGAGCGTTTTGAAATCCTCCCCTACCCCTAAACTTTTACCGCCCTAAAAGACCTCTTTTACGCTAGCGCTTGATTGAAATCAAGCTCTTTACTCTTAAAAACGCTGTTAGCATTTTTAAGATTTTATTCTTCTTTCAAGCTATAAGCGATAGGGATTTTTAGGTGCACCACTTCTTTTGGTTTAGGGAATAAGGGTGCAGCGTTTTTAATCGCCTCTAAAGCCGCATGGTTTAAAATGTCCGTGGTGTTGCTTTTAACAACCTTAATGTCCGTAACGCTCCCATCCATATTGATAACAAAGCTCACTAATATTTCACCCTCAATCCCCCTGACTTGCGCCATTTTGGGGTAGCGGTTTTTAGCCGAGATTGCGGTTTGGATTTTCATCAAAAATTCATTGCTCACCCCTGGGTTATAAGCTTGCGCTTCAGAAGTCGCACCCTCAGAAGTTTTATTGGATTCTTCTTGCTTGGTTATGTCTTTCACGGCGTCTTTGGTTGTGACTTCTTTAGGTGCACTTTCTTCTTTAGCTTTTTTCTCCTCTTTAGGCTCCTCTTTAGGCTCCTCTTTTTTGGGTTCTTCTTTAGGCTCCTCTTTTTTGGGTTCTTCTTTAGGTGGCTCAGGTTTTGGCTCAGGTTTGGGTGCAATTTTAGGATCAGGTTTGGGTTTTGGCTTTGGTTTGGGTTTGTGTTTAGGCTTAGGCTTGTGTTTAGGCTTTGTCACCTCTTTTTTGGGTTCTTCTTTTTTAGGTGCTTCCTTCTTTTTGGGTTCGTCTTTTTTAGCGGACTCAGCGTTGACTTTTTTGTTCGCATTAGTGTTGATGCTCGCTAAACTCATGGTAACCTTGTTGTTGCCCGCTTGCGCTAAAGGCAAGGGTGCATCTTCACGCAATAAAAAATACACAATCCCCAATGCATAAAGAATAGATGCACTCAAAAAGCCAATGATCGTTGAAAACTTACTGAGCTTGTGTGGAGATAGAGAAGTTTTCATGGTTATGCTCTTTTAGAATATCCATAATGCCAATAAAGGTCTCAAAACGAGAGTTTTTGTCGCTTTTTAAATCAATCAAAGTCTTGG comes from Helicobacter acinonychis and encodes:
- a CDS encoding SH3 domain-containing protein — translated: MKTLAIIGLILSFLATFLVADDTNRNANEQEEIKAKVAYVKISRLEDLENNPVYIGQVIGVTYDLLLFDAQFLEAKIKNMDKTQIEPLNKMPKWKKVEKELFRATYYYKIKGMKASIPPLEVSAFSNKDKYIDYSIAPKVDLQVTDLSQNPRYAKIMAKDLQVLQYKTKDYDDKNNILVMELAFKEANWEDFNIKEAIKQGFDNASLNQIKAKEGSVFYYCVLPKTLQSLSFDYFSLSNRQFKTLSFSVIPTQNTTGIQSDLVPKNNFLVFSNVVLLALCVFFLVLFFIFGRKLIFLGLGILCLGFVLYHLLFTQKSAVLLAHKKIRILPTQNSTILGLSKNEMPIKILGSHDDYYKVLTPHEQIGWVKKNEIK
- a CDS encoding 1-acyl-sn-glycerol-3-phosphate acyltransferase, translated to MKSNKKSNRLRAIYRALVIAIGLAVIIVFNYFNRKNNNARSSRKTCACFFSLAGVHLEKVGAFDTDAKLIVLNHQSLLDIIYLEAYHPNNICWIAKKELGEIPFYGHALTDTEMILIDREDKKGIASLLKACKEKLEQNRPLVIFPEGTRGKGGEKFLPFKQGAKIIAEKFQLKIQPIVLINSIKIFNSKPLEAYKARTRLVMLKGYTPDFNSPTWYEELEERMQKEYLKHYHELNEAF
- the ung gene encoding uracil-DNA glycosylase translates to MKLFDYAPLSLAWREFLQSEFKKPYFLEIEKRYLEALKSPKTIFPKSSHLFYALNLTPPCAVKIILLGQDPYHSIYLENSQELPVAMGLSFGVNPNAPIPPSLRNIFKELHANLGVPIPCCGDLSAWAKRGMLLLNAILSVEKKQAASHQYIGWENFSDRILARLFETTSPLIVVLLGKVAQKKIALIPKNKHIIITAPHPSPLARGFLGSGVFTSIQKAYREIYRKDFDFSL
- the gap gene encoding type I glyceraldehyde-3-phosphate dehydrogenase; translation: MPIKIAINGTGRIGLCTIRVASQRKDIEIVAINSTAEIETLLHLIRHDSVHGHFEAKLNADGTLSVGHSKKIVVLSERDINKLDFSVVQAEIVIECTGKFNSLEASSAHLKNSVKKVIISAPAQNTPTFVYGVNHTSYHNESVISNASCTTNATAPLLKILDEAFEVENALLTTIHSYTNDQNLLDTKHKDIRRARAAGLNLIPTSTGVSKAISLVLPHLGSKITGLAIRVPTPNVSLVDLSLSFKKAVSKASLQHALKESCKHAFKGIVSVDEERLVSSDFISSPFSAVIIDDQIMTIGEKNAKVLAWYDNEIGYSERLIDMVQYITQN
- a CDS encoding phosphoglycerate kinase, with product MLAKMSFMQNVKNIQEVDVNHKKVLIRVDFNVPLDENLNITDDTRIRESLPTIQYCIDNKAKDIILVSHLGRPKGVEEKLSLKPFLKRLERLLNHEVIFSQNIVQLKQALNENAPTRIFLLENIRFLKGEEENDENLAKDLASLCDVFVNDAFGTSHRKHASTYGTAKFAPIKVSGFLLKKEIDSFYQAFNHPLRPLLLIVGGAKVSSKLTLLKNILDLIDKLIIAGAMSNTFLKALGYDVQDSLVEDSLLNDALELLKSAKEKKVKVYLPIDAVTTDDILNPKHIKISPVQDIEPKHKIADIGPASVKLFSEVIESAPTIIWNGPLGVHEKQEFARGTTFLAHKIADTYAFSLVGGGDTIDAINRVGEKDNMSFISTGGGASLELLEGKILPCFEVLDKRH
- the corA gene encoding magnesium/cobalt transporter CorA; this encodes MVNVFFKQQKFVIKKRFNDFNGFDIEENEVLWFELINPTPNELAILSQEYAIHYNTDHSNRVASVTKYWEDSSSVTINAFFTNQDDHESFHTEMATFILSNNILFTIYYGALEIFDAIQKKVLASPKKFEDGFDILTKVFEVYFEKGVECLEWINKQTGLLRKNIIFKENSTHDDILIRLSNLQEFNMALRDSFFDKRRIITALLRSNKVDSDTKNNLNIILTDFSSLVESATVNLNSLDNIQNLFASQVNVEQNEIIKLFTVVTMAMMPPTLIGTIYGMNFKFMPELEWQYGYLFALIIMAISTILPVIYFKKKGWL
- a CDS encoding TerC family protein; translation: MDFITSLFNALSTIDGVISLSTLTLLEIILGIDNIIFIMVVVYKLPKHQQNKARILGLSLAMLTRIGLLGSLFFISHLQKPLFVIADMNFSGRDVVLLIGGAFLAFKALMELKEQISPKEENAPKKAFGFFITIIEIMFLDIVFSLDSVITAIGLAKHLEIMVVAIILAVIAMLFFSKIIGNFIEEHYRIKTLAFVFLLFVGVSLLLEGLHLHVDKNYLYAGIGFALIIECLNIFIEKKIKK
- a CDS encoding energy transducer TonB family protein; its protein translation is MKTSLSPHKLSKFSTIIGFLSASILYALGIVYFLLREDAPLPLAQAGNNKVTMSLASINTNANKKVNAESAKKDEPKKKEAPKKEEPKKEVTKPKHKPKPKHKPKPKPKPKPDPKIAPKPEPKPEPPKEEPKKEEPKEEPKKEEPKEEPKEEKKAKEESAPKEVTTKDAVKDITKQEESNKTSEGATSEAQAYNPGVSNEFLMKIQTAISAKNRYPKMAQVRGIEGEILVSFVINMDGSVTDIKVVKSNTTDILNHAALEAIKNAAPLFPKPKEVVHLKIPIAYSLKEE